A section of the Candidatus Woesearchaeota archaeon genome encodes:
- a CDS encoding signal peptidase I → MWADLLHKICIFLIIIILITLGWTANDIISESLEIKYEKPFAFSIKEITKSTEISSPSNHIKENQIHVYQDLIILDIKNASWGSFTDTNSMDPFLDQGSNSIEIKPTKQSQIQVGDIISYENSKKEIIIHRVIEKGLDSEGTYYILKGDNNQGKDHQKVRFNQIKGILVGIIY, encoded by the coding sequence ATGTGGGCCGACTTACTACATAAAATTTGTATTTTCTTAATAATTATAATTTTAATAACATTAGGTTGGACTGCAAATGATATCATCAGTGAAAGCCTAGAAATAAAATATGAAAAACCATTCGCATTTTCAATTAAAGAAATAACTAAAAGTACAGAAATTAGTTCTCCCTCAAATCACATTAAAGAAAACCAAATTCATGTTTACCAAGATTTAATCATTTTAGATATAAAAAACGCTAGTTGGGGTAGTTTTACAGATACTAATAGCATGGATCCATTCTTAGATCAAGGCTCAAATAGCATCGAAATCAAACCAACAAAACAATCACAAATTCAAGTAGGAGATATTATTTCTTATGAAAACTCTAAAAAAGAAATCATAATTCACAGAGTAATAGAAAAAGGACTTGATTCAGAAGGTACTTATTATATACTTAAAGGAGATAATAATCAAGGTAAAGATCATCAAAAAGTACGGTTCAATCAAATCAAAGGAATTTTAGTTGGAATAATTTACTAA